The nucleotide sequence ACCGCTACCTATACCGAAATCATTCGCTACTATCAACAGCTCGATCGGCAGTTTAAGCAGGCGAAACTGATTGAAATCGGCAAAACGGACGTGGGCAAACCGTTGCACCTGTTTCTGCTCGCAGCCGATCAGGTGTTTACGTCCCGCCCCGACCGGGTTACGCTGCTGATCAACAATGGCATTCATCCCGGTGAGCCGGAGGGTATTGATGCGTGCATGATGCTGGCCCGCGACCTGCTGCTGGCGAATAAACTGCCCAAAAACGTGCTGCTGGCCATTGTGCCAGTCTTCAACGTAGGCGGCAGCCTGAACCGGGGTGTATCACGGGCGAACCAGAACGGCCCTGAGACCTATGGCTTCCGGGGTAATGCCCGCAACCTGAACCTCAACCGCGATTTCATCAAAGCCGATGCCGAAAATACCCGATCGTTTCAGGCTATGTTCCAGTCGCTCAAACCGCAGGTGTTCGTCGACAACCACACCAGCAACGGAGCCGATTACCAGCACGTGGTGACGTATTTTGCCACGCAGAAAGACAAGCTGCACCCGGCCGTATCGGGCTACATGACGCAGACCTTCCAGCCGAATCTGGACAAAGCCCTCACCGAAAAAGGCTTTCCACCCGCGCCTTATGTCAACAACTTCAAGGATACGCCCGAGAGTGGTCTGCTGGGGTATAACGATTCACCACGTTACACGACGGGCTACGCGGCCATGTTCAACTGCTTTGGCTTTACGCTTGAAACGCATATGTGGAAAGATTATCCGGCGCGGGTGAAAGGCAGTTACGCCTTCGATGAAGCGGTTCTACGTCTGTGCGAGCGCGACGCCCGAACGATTCTGGCCAATAAGCAGCGCGCCGATGCCGCCGTTAGTCAGCAGACCCGCTTTGCGATTAACTATAAACTCGACCGCAGCCAGACTGATTCGATTCTGTTTCTGGGTTACGAAGCGGCCCATAAACCCAGCGAGGTGTCGGGTTTGAAACGACTCTATTACGACCGCACGAAACCATTCACGAAGCGCATTCCGTACCAGAACACGTTTGTGCCCGACGCGGAACTGGTCAAACC is from Spirosoma taeanense and encodes:
- a CDS encoding M14 family metallopeptidase, giving the protein MNKHLYLLLTFLSVSAFAQTKSTLITPYERSQGRQTATYTEIIRYYQQLDRQFKQAKLIEIGKTDVGKPLHLFLLAADQVFTSRPDRVTLLINNGIHPGEPEGIDACMMLARDLLLANKLPKNVLLAIVPVFNVGGSLNRGVSRANQNGPETYGFRGNARNLNLNRDFIKADAENTRSFQAMFQSLKPQVFVDNHTSNGADYQHVVTYFATQKDKLHPAVSGYMTQTFQPNLDKALTEKGFPPAPYVNNFKDTPESGLLGYNDSPRYTTGYAAMFNCFGFTLETHMWKDYPARVKGSYAFDEAVLRLCERDARTILANKQRADAAVSQQTRFAINYKLDRSQTDSILFLGYEAAHKPSEVSGLKRLYYDRTKPFTKRIPYQNTFVPDAELVKPEAYVIPQGWREVIVLLKRNGVRMQPLNGDTLLTVTAYYLDDYQTSQRPYEGHYLHSAVRVRPAVQRIQFYKGDYVIQTNQPTNRYLIETLEPQAADSFFAWNFFDSVLDQKEYFSDYIFEDTAADLLRKDPALRQQLADRRAADKAFADNARAQLEFIYRKTTYFEKTFNRYPVYRLEGR